One window from the genome of Lentibacillus daqui encodes:
- the rpmH gene encoding 50S ribosomal protein L34 produces MKRTFQPNNRKRKKVHGFRARMGTKNGRQVLARRRRKGRKVLSA; encoded by the coding sequence ATGAAAAGAACGTTTCAACCAAATAATCGTAAACGTAAAAAAGTACACGGATTCCGCGCACGGATGGGCACTAAAAACGGACGTCAAGTTTTAGCTCGTCGTCGCCGTAAAGGAAGAAAAGTATTATCGGCATAG